A segment of the Gossypium hirsutum isolate 1008001.06 chromosome D10, Gossypium_hirsutum_v2.1, whole genome shotgun sequence genome:
CTACTAAACATCCAAGGCATCGTCCTGGTTGTTCTTGCATCGTATGCATCCAGCCTCCGAGTGGAAAGGGAAAACACAAGCCAACATGCACATGTGTTGTGTGCATGACAGTTAAACGTCGTTTTAAAACCCTCACAATGCGCAAGAAGAAGCGTCAATCGGAGCGTGAAGCAGAGATTGCTCAGAGGAATCAGCAAGCATGGGGTCCCAGTGAAGAAGCTGAGGTAGACAGCAGCTCTAAGCATGTATCATCATCACACCTCAATCCTTTTGAGAATGAAGCAAGGTCGGCTAACGAGTTAGAATCCAAGAGCCAGAGCTCCAACAAGTTGGTTGAAGCTAACAAGGGACAGATAGACTTGAACTGTGATCCTGACCGTGAGGATGATTCCCAATTAGGTCCCAACCGCACAAGCATGACAAGTCTTGTTCGAGTGGCAAGCCTTCCATTGGAGACGTACCTGAAGGAGAATGGTCTTACAAGCTTGGTATATGAACAGCAAGGAAATTCAGCGTCAAATGCTCCACCACAGAGCATGAGTGGGACTGTGGAGGGTGAGACACAAGAAAATAGCTGTTTCCCTTCTGCCACCGAAGAGCCTGAGAGTAAGGATGAAGAAAATGGTGAAACTGGATCCGACAGAGTCGATGACAACAATGACAAGGATCCTTAATGAGACTCTCTGTTTGTTTTGCCTTAGAATTCTTTTTAACCCCCTTTGGTTTGGTGTTCTTTTCCCTTAGAAATCCATAAGGCGTTTGGTATTCAGGTTTTCAATCCCCATATATTTATGCATTACAACAAAATTACTATGAATATATAGTGAGAGAGAAGGGTTTACTTTTACGCGTGTAAAAACACAAccagttttatatatatatattcatcattttAACAAATTGATAGTTGTAAGCTCATTGTGCTTTATGAAACTGACTTGAATGTAATTAAGTGCAGATGATGCAAAAAAATTCATCGGAATTCGCATTCTGTATAGAAGTAGACTGATATGAATGATTATGAACATATACATAACACTATATATTAGAGGGTCAGGCTTGCACTCTTATCTACAACAACAGCATCCTCCCCATTTCCACATCTAGAAGGATCAAGACAGTGGAAGAACCACATCTATTATCTTCTCTATGTTGTGTTGAAAtaaaaaagggacaaaaaaaatgaacaaatgcatatatataaacaatCAATATCCTTCTACACTAGCCCTCCTAAGGGTTGCTGATGATGATCTTCTACTTTCTTGCCTCTCAGACTCCTCTAACGGGAGTGTCGAGGAACACGCTCGTGGTGGAAGTGCCAATGGCAGATTAGGTGGTCTTGTAGGAGAAACAGACATCCGGGCTCTTGATGGTGGTGACGGTGAGAAACTTGACCTGGGTGCAGGAGTAATGATGCCGTTGAGACTCGGTGACCTTGACATCTGTTTTCCAGCAATTGCTGCTGGGTCTTGCAGAGGAAACCGACAAGAGTATTTCAGGTCTTGGATGATTTTGAGATGCTCAACGATGGTTCTCATGGTTGGCCTCTCTGATGGGTCCATCTGGAGACACCTTTGTGCAATGTCAGCCACCGTACGGGCAGCTTTCATAGGAAAGCGACCTTTGAGCTGAGGATCCATGATGAGTGACAATCTACAATCGTCGGCTAGGAATGGCCGGCTCCACTTCACTAGGTTCCTCTCTTCCTTGGGATAACGGTTGTCAAGGTTCTTCCGGCCAGTGAGTAATTCAAGTAGAATGATCCCAAAACTCCAAACATTGCTCTTTGGAGTTAGGCGCCCTCTCTCCAGAGTCTCTACGGATATATTTGCCACAGCCTGTGTAGAGAGAGAATAAGTTCCCAACAACCCGAAGAGGAAAATTTATGTAGAGAGTTGCAATGAAAATCTAGACAACTTAGTGCACCACAGTTTGTGGTTTAAagcaacaataattatagatcaaatACTTAAAGATCAATTACATGGCAAAGTAACTTACAACTGAATTACTGGAGATCTCTTCCATCTCTGGGATATGACCAACGCACCCATATCCTGAGAGCTTTGCACTGAAATCCTTGTCGATCTGTATGTTGGCGGTTGAAAATTCATTGTACATTGCCTGCATATGATAGAACCTTTTAAGTAATTATGCATTTATAAAACAAGAATAGTACTTAGAAAGTAAAAGCAAATTCCCAAAAGTTACTAATTGACACAAACTAATGTAGCAAGAACGGGAATTGACTCATAATATCCAGAAAGGGCTAATCAATAAGAGACCTTATTTCAAACAGAATAGTCATCCCCGTTAAACATGATCAAAGCTCAATCCAAACATGCAAATGACACAGCTCATTCAGTTTTATCATCTGAAAATATAGACGCACATAGATATTTGAACCATACCTGAAATGGTCCTTCCTCATGCAAGAAAGTAAGACCCTGTGCAGAACATAAAGCAATTTTCATGCGAGTATTCCAATCAAGTGGCGGTCCATCCGATCTCCCATATAAAAGCCGGTCTAAGCTTCCATGAAATAACCTCTCATAGACCAACATTCGTTGTTCTGAATTATCACGTGCATGGTACCCAAGCAATTTACAGAGATTTGGATGTTGCAATGACGCAAGAGTGTTTACTTCGTTTATAAATTCCCTTAAACCCTACAGGAACAGAAATAAAGCAGTGAGACTCTCTAAAACAATACCTTCAAACATTTCCAAAATTAAGGGAAAGGCAGCAACAAAATAGCTTACCATTTAAGGATCACAAAAATCATGCGAAAAAAATTTCATTAGTATAAATTTTGTACCTGAGTGGATGGGTGAAGGCGAGTAACAGTAGCTTCAAACTTCTTTGAACTTGATGTGTCATCTCCGAAGGATGCCTTGTACATAACAGAAGATAGACCCTCAGATGTGCATCGATCAGAAGAGAAATGATGGCAAGCAGCTGCAATTTCTTCGTAGGCGAAGTTACGTAGTGTTCCAGAGGGAGGCAGGGGTAATGGTCCCGAAGCAAAAAGAGGGCCACTAACATTCCCTGCTTTAAAACTTCCCATTGTCTTCAGCGCAGTACTGTGGGGAGATGGAAGTGGAAGAGGCTGTGGACTTGATGACTTCTGTTCCTTGACTAAACCAACACGACTCTTCAACTCTTCTTGTTCTTCAAATTCAACTGACGCAAGCTCATCTTGCTCAGCAGCATCAAGACTTGACGGAGCAGATAATGCACGTGTCCTATTGCAGCTTGCCTTGTTATTAGATTGAATTGGTTTTACTCTGGTTATAAAACTTGGGGGTGCAGATTGCAGTGATCGTGTCTGAATTTGGGGCTCAGGCAGCATGGTAGGAATATGCTCTTTATGAGCAATGTGTTTTACAAAAACTGACTGTTTGGACTTTTTCTTGTTGCTTCTCAAAACTGTAAAACACCCCATCTTATATACAAACCACCTAAATTGTATTTCGGACTTTTATGTTTCTGCAAGAGGACAAAGAAGAAAGCACAAAAATCAATAGAAGCTTTGAATCAGCTAGAACATAAATAATGCAAAAGTCTACTCATCGCAGCATAGGAACAAGGTGCAAAAAGGACAAAAGAGGACCGGGGTATCATTTTTGTCTTGTAATATCAGATGAACAATCCATACCACCAACAATATTAATTATCTCAAATACTCATTGCCTAAACTACAAAATTCGAGCCATTGGACGTCTCATTATGATGAAACCAAAGGCTGCATATCTTGAATAAAAGTTGCATAAAGTGGTTAAGATAAAATCATATGTAAGAAAACATGTTCAAACAGATATCTACACAAAGATCGCATTGTAATTTACATCAATTCCCCTCCCCCCCCCCCGAAAACCCCTTCCCTTATCTTCAATTTAGTAATTGCAAAGATTATATGGCAGAGGAATAAAAGCCCACCTACCAAAACCTAGCTCAAACAAAAGCGTACAGTGCCCAAAGTTCAAATCTTTTATAACCAATTACAACAAACGTCAACATGGGTCAAGAGATCAAATTCCATAAACTCTAAAATAGTTCAGTGAATATGCTGACGAGCCGGTTATAGCTTTCAAGTGCATATTTAGTAATAAATTATCACCATGGATGCATAAAAagagagggaaaaaaaagaaacatcAAACACATGCACAATGCAAACTAGAGATTTGCAGGggaaattcattttcttttaacaaaaagaaaaaggtcCTTTGTTCAGCAAACTATTTCATGGTCCAA
Coding sequences within it:
- the LOC107914532 gene encoding probable serine/threonine-protein kinase PBL1, producing the protein MGCFTVLRSNKKKSKQSVFVKHIAHKEHIPTMLPEPQIQTRSLQSAPPSFITRVKPIQSNNKASCNRTRALSAPSSLDAAEQDELASVEFEEQEELKSRVGLVKEQKSSSPQPLPLPSPHSTALKTMGSFKAGNVSGPLFASGPLPLPPSGTLRNFAYEEIAAACHHFSSDRCTSEGLSSVMYKASFGDDTSSSKKFEATVTRLHPSTQGLREFINEVNTLASLQHPNLCKLLGYHARDNSEQRMLVYERLFHGSLDRLLYGRSDGPPLDWNTRMKIALCSAQGLTFLHEEGPFQAMYNEFSTANIQIDKDFSAKLSGYGCVGHIPEMEEISSNSVAVANISVETLERGRLTPKSNVWSFGIILLELLTGRKNLDNRYPKEERNLVKWSRPFLADDCRLSLIMDPQLKGRFPMKAARTVADIAQRCLQMDPSERPTMRTIVEHLKIIQDLKYSCRFPLQDPAAIAGKQMSRSPSLNGIITPAPRSSFSPSPPSRARMSVSPTRPPNLPLALPPRACSSTLPLEESERQESRRSSSATLRRASVEGY